In Pirellulales bacterium, the following are encoded in one genomic region:
- the asnB gene encoding asparagine synthase (glutamine-hydrolyzing) encodes MCGIAGAVWTAAGPPLDEHVLRRMTDLLRHRGPDDAGHYRSAVVALDGQAGGGVALGHRRLSIIDVACGHQPLANEDETVWIVFNGEIYNFRDLRRRLEGAGHRFRTTSDTETIVHLYEDEGIDCFRHLNGMFALAIWDARQRQLVLARDRLGKKPLFYRADAQRLLFASELKSILTVPGVPREVDPAAIDAYLTYQYIPHPRTILQGVAKLPPAHWATFRQGRVETGCYWRPDFQREIDRPAGEYREELQATLRDAVRLRLESEVPLGAFLSGGIDSSIVVGLMQREMTRPVKTFSIGFTVPEYDETHYARAVAARLGTEHHEFRVEPRSLEVLPKLAWHFDEPFADSSAIPTWYVAQLAREQVTVALTGDGGDELFAGYDRYQAVRLGSWFDRLPAGLQWPLTTSLWQRLPVDGSQRSWRRRFKRLVGALALPPGRRYLEWIAIFGEARRAALYTDAFLAALPDADPYGFLDAALARSSRRDRVTATALADLTTYLPCDLLTKVDIAAMAHGLECRQPLLDYRVVELAAAMPLRDKLRGRRGKAILRDAFGDLLPPDVLRRRKMGFGVPLAEWFRKELKDYAYDVLLAERALARGYFRRDSIAALVDEHVRGVFDHGYRLWALLVLELWHREWIDGPATLQPAPQALFT; translated from the coding sequence ATGTGCGGTATTGCCGGCGCCGTCTGGACCGCGGCCGGTCCGCCCCTGGACGAACACGTCCTGCGGCGGATGACCGACTTGCTCCGTCATCGCGGACCGGATGACGCGGGCCATTACCGCTCGGCCGTGGTGGCGCTCGACGGACAGGCCGGCGGCGGCGTGGCCTTGGGACACCGCCGGCTGTCGATCATCGACGTCGCCTGTGGACATCAGCCGCTGGCCAACGAGGATGAGACGGTCTGGATCGTCTTCAACGGCGAGATCTACAACTTTCGCGATCTGCGCCGCCGCTTGGAGGGCGCGGGCCATCGGTTCCGCACCACAAGCGACACCGAGACGATCGTCCATCTCTACGAGGACGAGGGCATCGACTGCTTTCGACATCTCAACGGCATGTTCGCGCTGGCCATTTGGGACGCGCGCCAGCGACAGCTCGTGCTGGCCCGCGACCGGCTGGGCAAGAAGCCGCTGTTCTATCGCGCGGACGCCCAACGGCTGCTCTTTGCCAGCGAGCTCAAATCGATCCTGACGGTGCCGGGCGTGCCGCGCGAGGTCGACCCGGCGGCCATCGACGCCTACCTGACGTATCAATACATCCCGCATCCGCGGACGATTCTCCAGGGTGTGGCCAAGTTGCCGCCTGCGCATTGGGCCACGTTCCGCCAAGGGCGCGTCGAAACAGGCTGCTACTGGCGCCCCGATTTCCAGCGCGAAATCGATCGGCCCGCGGGCGAATATCGCGAAGAGCTGCAAGCCACCTTGCGCGACGCGGTGCGGCTGCGCCTGGAGAGCGAAGTCCCGTTGGGCGCGTTCCTCTCCGGCGGCATCGATTCGTCGATCGTCGTGGGCCTGATGCAGCGCGAGATGACCCGGCCGGTCAAGACCTTCTCGATCGGCTTCACGGTGCCCGAGTATGACGAGACGCATTACGCCCGCGCGGTCGCCGCGCGGCTAGGCACGGAGCATCACGAGTTTCGCGTCGAGCCTCGATCGCTGGAGGTGTTGCCGAAGCTGGCCTGGCATTTCGACGAGCCGTTCGCCGACAGCTCGGCCATTCCCACCTGGTACGTCGCACAGTTGGCGCGCGAGCAGGTGACCGTGGCACTGACCGGCGACGGCGGCGACGAACTATTCGCCGGCTACGACCGGTACCAGGCCGTCCGTTTGGGTAGCTGGTTCGATCGGCTGCCGGCCGGCTTGCAATGGCCGCTGACGACGTCGCTCTGGCAGCGCCTGCCTGTCGACGGCAGCCAGCGCTCCTGGCGGCGGCGGTTCAAGCGGCTGGTCGGCGCGCTGGCGCTGCCGCCCGGGCGGCGCTACCTGGAGTGGATCGCCATCTTCGGCGAGGCGCGCCGCGCGGCCCTCTACACCGATGCGTTCCTGGCCGCGCTGCCCGACGCCGATCCGTACGGATTTCTGGACGCGGCGCTGGCCCGCAGTTCGCGGCGCGATCGCGTGACGGCCACGGCCCTGGCCGATTTGACCACCTACTTGCCCTGCGACCTGTTAACCAAGGTCGACATCGCGGCGATGGCCCACGGGCTCGAATGCCGGCAGCCGCTGCTGGACTATCGGGTGGTCGAACTGGCGGCGGCGATGCCGTTGCGCGACAAACTTCGCGGTCGGCGCGGCAAGGCGATTCTGCGGGACGCGTTTGGCGACTTGTTACCCCCCGACGTGCTGCGGCGCCGCAAGATGGGCTTCGGCGTGCCTTTGGCCGAATGGTTCCGCAAGGAGCTGAAAGACTACGCCTACGACGTGCTGCTCGCCGAGCGTGCGCTGGCTCGCGGCTATTTCCGGCGAGATTCAATCGCCGCACTCGTCGACGAACATGTTCGCGGCGTGTTCGATCACGGTTACCGCCTGTGGGCACTGTTGGTGCTCGAGCTGTGGCACCGCGAATGGATCGACGGGCCTGCCACGCTACAACCGGCACCGCAGGCGCTGTTTACCTAA
- a CDS encoding glycosyltransferase translates to MPRILHVIPTLDRAGAEKQLVLLAGGLVEHGFDVRVAALTRGGPLLDELTGAGVRCEVLGKRWKIDPFALRRLSSLMRRERPALVHTWLFAGNSYGRAAALWNRVPHLVATERCADPWKVWHELAIDRWLARRTDRIVVNSTGVREFYLAQGLPADKLLVIPNGIGPARTSRYTRAALLAQLGLPSEARLILAVGRLWPQKRVKDLIWAADLLKVIRPDVHLLVIGDGPQRELLERFRRQVQIEDRVHLLGERSDVPDLLPHAQALWLASEYEGLPNVVMEAFAAGVPVVATDIPGTRDLVTHDETGLLVPVGDRAGFARQTQFLLTEPELGPRLAAAARRKIESEFSIARMVSAHVALYRELLGEPSA, encoded by the coding sequence ATGCCGCGAATCCTGCACGTCATTCCCACGCTCGATCGCGCAGGCGCCGAGAAGCAGTTGGTGCTGCTCGCCGGCGGACTGGTCGAGCACGGCTTCGACGTGCGCGTCGCGGCGCTTACGCGCGGAGGGCCGTTGCTCGACGAGTTGACCGGCGCCGGCGTGCGCTGCGAGGTGCTGGGCAAGCGCTGGAAGATCGATCCGTTCGCGTTGCGCCGCTTGAGCAGCCTGATGCGCCGCGAGCGGCCCGCGCTGGTGCACACCTGGCTGTTCGCCGGCAACTCCTACGGTCGGGCGGCGGCGCTGTGGAACCGCGTGCCGCACCTCGTGGCCACCGAGCGCTGCGCCGATCCGTGGAAGGTGTGGCACGAGCTGGCCATCGACCGTTGGCTGGCCCGCCGCACCGACCGGATCGTCGTCAACAGCACCGGCGTGCGTGAGTTCTATCTCGCCCAGGGACTGCCGGCCGACAAGCTCCTGGTCATTCCCAACGGCATCGGGCCTGCGCGAACCAGTCGCTACACGCGCGCGGCGCTGCTCGCGCAGCTCGGGCTGCCGAGCGAGGCCCGGCTGATCCTCGCCGTGGGGCGGCTGTGGCCTCAGAAGCGGGTCAAAGACCTGATCTGGGCGGCCGACCTGCTGAAGGTCATCCGCCCCGACGTGCATCTGCTCGTCATCGGCGACGGTCCCCAGCGCGAGCTGCTGGAGCGCTTTCGCCGGCAGGTCCAGATCGAAGATCGGGTGCACCTGCTCGGCGAGCGGAGCGACGTACCGGACTTGCTGCCGCATGCCCAGGCGCTGTGGCTGGCGAGCGAATACGAGGGGCTCCCCAACGTCGTCATGGAGGCGTTCGCCGCGGGCGTGCCGGTCGTGGCGACCGATATTCCCGGCACGCGCGACCTGGTGACGCACGATGAGACAGGGCTCTTGGTTCCCGTCGGGGACCGGGCCGGGTTTGCCCGGCAAACGCAATTCCTGCTGACCGAGCCGGAGCTGGGCCCCCGGCTCGCCGCGGCGGCGCGGCGTAAAATCGAAAGTGAGTTTTCGATCGCACGCATGGTATCGGCGCACGTGGCGCTGTACCGCGAACTGCTGGGCGAGCCCAGCGCCTGA